Genomic segment of Andrena cerasifolii isolate SP2316 chromosome 7, iyAndCera1_principal, whole genome shotgun sequence:
TACTCGGCTGTAGAGGACACCACCAGTCGTCCCTCATATCGCAGCCCCTTCCGTTTTTCGCTATAACCCCCCGAAACTAGGCAGTGCCTATTAGGCACTGTCCTTCAGGTCCAtaagtgatcctctaggtagtgatcggaaaatgtgtccaCCATTTTGTCCTATAGCGGAAGTCACAAATCGGCGGGCACATTTTAAAagaatactgccctccttagttcaaAGATCATACGCCTCAGTATAAAATGAAGTTTGCTGTTGATCCCACTTTTCGCTCAATGTTGTGGAATCCAATTGGTAGATCTTATTTACTTGCTCTCTCTATTTCCGGTTCAAGAGAGCAAtggcgtcgaccaatagaaaacgcggacacattttccgatcactacctagaggatcactacgaTCACACCACAGAACATCGTATCATAGATGGGAATGTCGCGCTTCGTGCCTTTTTTCACTGTGAGTGCAAGCTTGTCCAAGATCAAGATTCATTTTCGTTCAATGTATCTAATGACATTTATTTTAATGTCTTGATTTACAAAGCaactaaattatttaatattattaaaatattgaaatcttTGAGTGTaccaaataattttcttatcattatattaattcccagatagcacacgtcgtctataagccgtcttcaAGACGTCTGAAGACGTCTGCAACATCTAGGTTGCATGTATTGCTCCCTATTTTTacgataatatgaaatattttatggaAGATAAAATACTACCtaatatgtaaattataaaatCTTGTAAAAAGACAAACAGCTGATTCGTGATGATAAGCTAGGGAATGACGGGGAAATTGCATACGTTTGATTTGTTCAGTCTCTTCTTAGTAAATGTTGGTAAATAAGAGATAATACCTACCTAAATACATGACGAATATTGTGAAGCATTGTTTCACTAGAAATATCAACAGTGCAGTATTATACTCAATCAAACGAACTTACGATACTAATAGACTTGTGAATACGAAATCATGCATTAACTACCGTGTAATTAATTAAGCGTTTATCGTGACTGACTAAAGCATCGAAGTCATTTGTTGAAGTGTTTTGACATTTTTATATACGAATTATAAAGTTAAAGTGCGGTTATGAGTTTTTTATATCTTATTTAAAGGACTGCTATTTAATATATCTTTACACTCCCATTCGTTTAGAAGAATTATTTTAGCAGCGAAGAATCACGAGTatacaattttctatatttaattcTATAATTAATTTCTATAATCCGCGCAGAACTCAATATTTAAGGTAAGTCATTGCATTAAATATGCAGCCGTATATAGCTATCTAGCTGGTATCAAAAGATAACAGATGTTATATTATTAAAGTACAAAAAATCAGacgcagttttttttaaaaaaattttcgtaagTGTTAAAATTGGTACTccgaatatatattaaaaaagatgcatgatattaaaaaagataaataaatggaTAGCATGTACAAATATGTACAATACCTGGATATGTTACAATATGGAATcagaagtgtaaatattaataataaatctcaTAATTTTCTAGTTGCATGGACCATATAAAACTGAGCAAGTATAATGCAGTCTCAGTTAGCAGGAACTCCTCGAAGATTACCAGTGTTCGTATTTCCCCAAAGTATCACTTTCTTTTTGGACGATCAATCCACTCATAAACAAGTTTTAACTCTGTATAATCCATACGACTTTCCCATAAGATTTAAAGGTACATTTACAGTGGCTGTAAAAGTTAGCGACTGAAGCACaattttaatgtaatttattACCATTACAGTGTTATGTACTGCACCAAATAAATACAAAGTTGTTGATCCAGAGGGGACAATAAAAGCAAGATGCTGTGTCGATATTGTTGTGAGACATACATCACCCTTGTTAAGCAATTGCCATATACTTGATAAATTTAGAATACAAATGCAAGAACATCCAACTAAGCAGGTAATTAACCAATGCagtgattaaatttcaaaaacGGAAGTAAGTATTGTTACATTaccaaattaatataatttaagacTTATGAAAAATTAATAGGCCATAGGAAAACGAGATGTCGAAGCTAAACTACATCCTGGGACCGCAGATACTGCTGGAAGGTCTACTCCGGACCCAGAAATGTTTCAGCAGCTTCCTATAAATGAAAATAGGCAGCAGCAATCTTACGCGCTTTTAGCTCAAAATAAAACCATTGATAGTAAGTAGAAATCTTATAAATGATATAAAAGATAGTTTACTCCTCAGACATCCCTGGGAAAAATATATTAGTTGCCTGTTGCATTGCAGTAGCAGTATGTAAAAAggtttaaatttatttgaatagtAAGTCACTGCTTACAATTGCAGTATATACATCCAGAATATTTACGAAATCGtccaaattaaaatataattcattCCACGGAAATATTCGGGACAAAAGTACAAAAATGTTTCTATCCTCAGATATGACAAATGACAATTATGTTACTATGGATAAAGGTCAATATGTTAGTACTTATTATAGTTTTTCGATTCACATATgaactattccacgtcaaaacgaacaggtgaaaaatttagtttcaccgattctcttaaaaattacagcatttgtcgataaccttgcaaaaacaaagtgtactgaatttcaacggcctatgtaaaatagttttcgaaatatttaatattaaagtttcgaaaattcaaacaaaatcggctgacccgtcatcacttaaattgtaatatctcggtcatttttaaagatattgccACCATCTTGAGTTCATTTTAAAGCctaaggaatgctttctcaaaccgtatatagactattttgtttattgttaatacactagcgtaggaaagtatttatatacgatgggttaaaacaaatttttctttcagtgt
This window contains:
- the LOC143371677 gene encoding motile sperm domain-containing protein 1 isoform X2, which produces MQSQLAGTPRRLPVFVFPQSITFFLDDQSTHKQVLTLYNPYDFPIRFKVLCTAPNKYKVVDPEGTIKARCCVDIVVRHTSPLLSNCHILDKFRIQMQEHPTKQAIGKRDVEAKLHPGTADTAGRSTPDPEMFQQLPINENRQQQSYALLAQNKTIDRGTNYVALVAGIICIVGLLLPTEGEHNNRVPDYLHLSINFKLIFSFVLGMVTIIILRL
- the LOC143371677 gene encoding motile sperm domain-containing protein 1 isoform X1, whose translation is MQSQLAGTPRRLPVFVFPQSITFFLDDQSTHKQVLTLYNPYDFPIRFKVLCTAPNKYKVVDPEGTIKARCCVDIVVRHTSPLLSNCHILDKFRIQMQEHPTKQAIGKRDVEAKLHPGTADTAGRSTPDPEMFQQLPINENRQQQSYALLAQNKTIDRGTNYVALVAGIICIVGLLLPTEGEHNNRVPDYLHLSINFKLIFSFVLGCNFWLYAQKELYTMVRIVG
- the LOC143371677 gene encoding motile sperm domain-containing protein 1 isoform X3; the protein is MQSQLAGTPRRLPVFVFPQSITFFLDDQSTHKQVLTLYNPYDFPIRFKVLCTAPNKYKVVDPEGTIKARCCVDIVVRHTSPLLSNCHILDKFRIQMQEHPTKQAIGKRDVEAKLHPGTADTAGRSTPDPEMFQQLPINENRQQQSYALLAQNKTIDIYTSRIFTKSSKLKYNSFHGNIRDKSTKMFLSSDMTNDNYVTMDKGGTNYVALVAGIICIVGLLLPTEGEHNNRVPDYLHLSINFKLIFSFVLGMVTIIILRL